Proteins from a single region of Runella sp. SP2:
- a CDS encoding TonB-dependent receptor: MLLFSTRKVITTLLLLVIAYSTVIAQQLTGRVYENQTGKPLIGAQVTVEGLDVSAPTRRDGRYSIPVSRGEYFVRVTMPGYVTYRTLIRFGVVDYQLNISMRVSSDLTQEETEVGTRDANTRTYTDTPVAIDNIKIEQFADAFGQLDLSQLLHFVLPSFNSNRQSGSDGADHVDPSVLRGLGQDQVLVLINGKRKHQASLIYLFGTTGRGNTPTDLNTIPVAAIDRVEILRDGASAQYGSDAIAGVINIVLKSSTNGLKLNTNHSITDQGDGFVQNYSLHYGKALKNDGFFDITADYIGRGRLYRPSSSAYSEVPRAKFGDAKVNSYSVYFNTEAPFNRQKKLFFYAFGGIQSRGTDANSWTYEADNERNIKAIYPNGFEPRILSQIWDGTFSVGVKTKTNNAWNFDINNTFGQNQMRYNVANTLNASLGANSPRSFDAGGFGLLQNVTGAHLTRKFRNGLRTTHVALGTELRVEDYYVFAGEEASWKKYPNAADLPGGAQTFPGYRPDNEVNAVRTNLGAYADLETDLTRSLLATFATRFERYSDFGNALNAKVSFRLKVNETFALRGSASTGFRAPSLAQSHFSSIFNDVVDGVPFEKVLAANNSSITRALGVQPLKQETAINASAGAVFKPNTNFSLTVDGYYVSVKNRILLTGDFSEDDPDLAKYLKPLDVKSALFFTNALSTQSYGVDIVGTAFSEIGEKGKLETMFSMNYNHLSLGKINTTASLAGKEEYYFSERDQSYVLYAAPKYKFNLTFALQQPKFNANLRFIGFSKIDIKSHGQDDQGNYISNIYNARVISDASVGFLLKKGARLIVGCSNLLGTYTNNHNPNESETGGMYESVQMGYVGRSFFGKLRFNF; encoded by the coding sequence ATGCTGCTATTCTCTACCAGAAAAGTTATTACAACTTTACTCTTGCTCGTTATTGCCTACTCTACCGTCATTGCCCAACAACTCACAGGGCGCGTGTACGAAAATCAAACAGGAAAACCCCTCATCGGAGCCCAGGTCACAGTCGAAGGGCTTGATGTCTCAGCCCCCACAAGGCGCGACGGCAGGTACAGTATCCCCGTCAGTCGAGGCGAGTATTTTGTCCGAGTTACAATGCCAGGTTATGTCACCTACCGCACCCTTATTCGTTTTGGCGTTGTTGACTATCAACTCAACATCTCCATGCGCGTTTCTAGTGACCTTACGCAGGAAGAAACCGAAGTCGGCACGCGCGACGCCAATACCCGTACCTACACCGATACCCCCGTGGCCATCGATAACATCAAGATTGAACAGTTTGCTGATGCTTTTGGACAGTTGGATTTGAGCCAACTGCTCCATTTTGTACTCCCTTCGTTCAACTCCAACCGCCAGTCGGGTTCGGATGGTGCCGACCACGTTGACCCGTCGGTATTGCGGGGGCTTGGACAAGACCAAGTTTTGGTACTTATCAATGGTAAACGTAAGCACCAAGCGTCACTTATTTACTTATTTGGAACCACAGGCCGTGGCAACACCCCTACCGACCTCAATACCATTCCAGTTGCAGCGATTGACCGCGTCGAAATATTACGCGATGGCGCCAGTGCTCAATACGGTTCGGATGCCATTGCGGGTGTTATTAACATTGTACTGAAATCTAGCACCAATGGACTAAAGCTAAATACCAACCACAGCATTACCGACCAAGGAGACGGCTTTGTTCAAAACTACAGTTTGCACTACGGGAAAGCACTTAAAAACGACGGTTTTTTTGATATAACTGCCGATTATATAGGCCGTGGGCGTTTGTATCGGCCTTCGAGCAGTGCTTATAGCGAGGTGCCACGTGCCAAATTTGGCGACGCCAAAGTGAACAGTTATAGCGTGTATTTTAACACTGAAGCGCCTTTTAACCGTCAGAAAAAACTGTTTTTCTATGCTTTTGGCGGTATTCAATCACGTGGTACTGACGCGAATTCTTGGACGTATGAGGCCGACAACGAACGGAACATCAAAGCAATTTATCCCAATGGTTTTGAACCCCGTATTTTATCACAAATTTGGGACGGGACGTTTTCCGTGGGCGTCAAAACCAAAACCAACAATGCTTGGAACTTCGACATTAACAATACCTTTGGCCAAAATCAAATGCGTTATAACGTAGCTAATACCCTCAACGCTTCATTGGGAGCAAACTCCCCTCGTTCATTTGATGCAGGCGGATTTGGGTTATTGCAAAACGTGACTGGAGCGCACCTAACGCGCAAATTTCGAAATGGCCTGCGTACGACCCACGTAGCGCTAGGTACCGAATTACGGGTTGAAGACTACTATGTGTTTGCTGGTGAAGAAGCTTCTTGGAAAAAGTACCCCAACGCCGCCGATTTGCCTGGCGGCGCTCAGACATTCCCAGGCTATCGGCCCGACAACGAAGTGAATGCTGTTCGTACCAATTTGGGCGCTTATGCTGACCTAGAAACCGACCTTACGCGCTCGCTGTTGGCCACTTTTGCGACTCGTTTTGAGCGTTATAGCGATTTTGGAAACGCCCTCAATGCCAAAGTTTCGTTTCGACTAAAAGTAAATGAAACCTTCGCCCTCAGAGGATCAGCCAGTACGGGATTCCGCGCGCCTTCGTTGGCCCAGTCACATTTTAGCTCTATCTTCAACGACGTTGTAGATGGAGTCCCTTTTGAAAAAGTACTGGCCGCCAACAATAGCTCCATTACGCGCGCCCTTGGGGTCCAACCTCTCAAGCAAGAAACCGCCATCAACGCCAGCGCAGGTGCTGTTTTTAAGCCCAATACCAACTTTAGCCTAACTGTGGATGGTTATTATGTATCGGTCAAAAACCGTATTTTGTTGACAGGAGATTTTAGCGAAGACGACCCCGACCTTGCCAAATACCTCAAACCTTTGGACGTAAAATCGGCCTTATTTTTTACTAATGCCCTGAGTACGCAAAGTTATGGAGTGGACATTGTAGGAACGGCTTTTTCAGAAATTGGTGAAAAAGGAAAACTTGAAACGATGTTTTCCATGAATTACAACCACCTTTCTTTGGGCAAAATCAACACAACCGCGTCTTTGGCAGGAAAAGAAGAGTACTATTTTTCGGAACGTGACCAGTCTTACGTTTTATACGCTGCGCCAAAATATAAATTCAACCTAACTTTTGCGCTTCAACAACCTAAGTTTAATGCGAACCTTCGTTTTATCGGTTTCTCCAAAATTGACATCAAAAGCCACGGCCAAGACGACCAAGGCAATTACATCTCAAACATCTACAACGCCCGTGTTATTTCTGATGCCTCCGTCGGCTTTTTGCTCAAAAAAGGTGCTCGGTTAATTGTCGGCTGCTCCAACCTACTTGGCACTTATACCAACAACCATAACCCCAACGAAAGCGAAACGGGAGGCATGTACGAATCAGTACAGATGGGTTACGTGGGGCGCTCTTTCTTTGGTAAACTTCGGTTTAATTTCTAA
- the pnuC gene encoding nicotinamide riboside transporter PnuC — MTFFDINNIFFEALGYKMSHLEFWATVTGGVAVWLSARENVWSWIIGLVNVVLAFVLFYQIQLYPDMFLQVFFFITNLIGWWQWKYPKAAEANLKNELRISKLSVQQWLLLGVGGLICTALLGTFAKNLHGLLPSLFSQPSAFPYMDSFTTVMSIVATFMLIRKKIEAWYVWLLVDAISTYMYSLKDVKLYALLYFVFCFIAAFGAYNWTKEYRSYSK, encoded by the coding sequence ATGACTTTTTTTGACATCAATAACATCTTTTTTGAGGCATTGGGTTATAAAATGAGCCACCTCGAATTTTGGGCAACAGTCACTGGCGGCGTGGCGGTTTGGCTCTCAGCCCGTGAAAATGTGTGGAGCTGGATCATCGGCTTGGTCAATGTCGTACTCGCTTTTGTGTTGTTTTATCAGATACAATTATATCCCGATATGTTTTTGCAGGTATTCTTTTTCATTACCAACCTCATTGGATGGTGGCAATGGAAATACCCAAAGGCAGCGGAAGCCAACCTCAAGAACGAACTTAGAATTAGCAAATTATCGGTACAACAATGGCTTTTACTGGGTGTCGGTGGGCTTATCTGTACGGCATTATTAGGGACTTTTGCCAAAAACTTACACGGATTACTTCCTAGCTTATTTAGTCAGCCCAGCGCGTTTCCTTACATGGATTCTTTCACCACGGTGATGAGCATTGTTGCTACTTTTATGCTCATTCGCAAAAAAATTGAAGCATGGTACGTGTGGCTCTTGGTCGATGCCATTTCTACCTACATGTATTCGCTCAAAGACGTAAAGCTGTATGCTTTGCTTTACTTTGTTTTCTGTTTTATCGCCGCTTTTGGGGCTTATAACTGGACCAAAGAATACCGAAGTTATTCCAAATAA
- the glgB gene encoding 1,4-alpha-glucan branching protein GlgB: MAKSTKTKKEVVAEPSVPKKTRKKAEPVVEAAETAEIAVELKNVEEYSLFSEFDIYLFKSGKHYKLYEKLGSHVVEFKGVIGTYFAVWAPNARFVSVIGNFNGWNRGSHPLSARWDGSGIWEGFIPNIGRGEVYKYFIHSNNHGQDLEKADPFALWCEVAPKTASVVWDTWYEWQDDAWMRDRRKNNALNAPMSVYEVHLGSWMRDPSDPERFLNYREIADAMVPYVKEMGFTHVEFMPIMEAPYPPSWGYQITGYFSCASRMGTPQDLMYLIEKLHEAGVGVLMDWVPSHFPGDAYGLYNFDGTHLYEHADPRKGYHPDWKSYIFNYGRNEVRSFLISNALFWLERYHADGLRVDAVASMLYLDYSRKHGEWIPNEFGGRENLEAISLLREMNEAVYKEFPDVQTIAEESTAFPGVSRPVYLGGLGFGMKWMMGWMNDTLKYFEKDPMYRRWHQDQITFSLVYAFSENFMLPLSHDEVVYGKGSLIGKMPGDEWQRFANLRLLFTYMYTHPGTKLVFMGGEFGQEREWNFQQSLDWHLLNHGSHQGMKACMKALNQTLRTQPALHDYNFSPEGFEWIDAQDRDNSIVVYMRKGINPSDTIVVVLNMTPTPQYQYRIGVPAVGSWEEVFNSDSTTYFGSGVGNTVPIAAEPIKWHGREQSILITIPPLAGIVLKRKG, from the coding sequence ATGGCAAAATCAACCAAAACAAAAAAAGAAGTTGTAGCCGAACCCTCTGTCCCTAAAAAAACGCGCAAGAAAGCCGAACCCGTTGTAGAAGCAGCAGAAACTGCCGAAATCGCGGTGGAGTTGAAAAATGTTGAAGAATATTCCCTGTTTTCCGAATTTGATATTTACCTTTTTAAATCAGGAAAGCATTACAAACTGTACGAAAAACTCGGTTCGCACGTCGTCGAGTTTAAAGGTGTCATTGGTACTTACTTTGCAGTATGGGCTCCCAATGCGCGTTTCGTCTCGGTGATTGGAAATTTTAACGGCTGGAACCGTGGAAGTCATCCACTAAGCGCTCGCTGGGATGGCTCAGGTATTTGGGAAGGGTTTATCCCGAATATTGGTCGTGGCGAAGTTTATAAATATTTTATTCACTCCAATAACCACGGCCAAGACCTCGAAAAAGCCGACCCGTTTGCCTTGTGGTGCGAAGTTGCGCCCAAGACGGCTTCGGTGGTTTGGGATACGTGGTACGAATGGCAAGACGACGCATGGATGCGCGACCGCCGAAAAAACAATGCACTTAATGCCCCTATGTCGGTGTATGAAGTGCATTTGGGCTCGTGGATGCGCGACCCCTCTGATCCTGAACGTTTTCTTAATTACCGCGAGATTGCCGATGCCATGGTGCCTTACGTCAAGGAAATGGGATTTACTCACGTAGAGTTCATGCCTATCATGGAAGCGCCCTATCCGCCGTCGTGGGGGTACCAAATCACTGGGTATTTCTCGTGTGCTTCGCGAATGGGAACACCGCAAGATTTGATGTACCTGATTGAAAAACTTCACGAAGCGGGCGTTGGGGTGTTGATGGACTGGGTGCCTTCTCACTTCCCTGGAGATGCGTACGGTTTATACAATTTTGACGGAACGCACCTCTACGAACACGCCGACCCTCGCAAAGGCTATCATCCCGACTGGAAGAGCTATATCTTTAACTACGGCCGCAATGAAGTGCGCTCGTTTTTGATTTCTAATGCTTTGTTTTGGTTGGAACGCTACCATGCCGATGGTTTGCGGGTGGATGCGGTGGCGTCGATGCTGTACCTCGACTACTCACGCAAACACGGAGAATGGATTCCTAATGAATTTGGAGGCCGTGAAAACTTAGAAGCAATTTCGCTTTTGCGCGAAATGAACGAAGCAGTTTATAAAGAATTTCCTGACGTTCAAACCATTGCCGAGGAATCGACGGCCTTCCCTGGGGTCTCGCGTCCCGTGTATTTAGGTGGGCTGGGCTTTGGAATGAAGTGGATGATGGGCTGGATGAACGATACCTTGAAGTATTTTGAAAAAGACCCCATGTATCGTCGTTGGCACCAAGACCAAATCACCTTTAGTTTGGTTTATGCCTTCTCCGAAAACTTTATGTTGCCACTTTCACACGATGAAGTGGTGTATGGAAAGGGCTCGCTGATTGGAAAAATGCCAGGTGATGAATGGCAACGTTTTGCCAACCTCCGATTGTTGTTTACCTACATGTACACGCACCCTGGAACGAAGCTGGTATTTATGGGTGGGGAGTTTGGGCAAGAACGCGAATGGAATTTCCAGCAGTCGCTCGACTGGCATTTGCTCAACCATGGCTCGCATCAAGGCATGAAAGCCTGCATGAAAGCCCTAAACCAAACACTGCGTACTCAGCCAGCTTTACACGATTACAACTTCTCACCCGAAGGGTTTGAATGGATAGATGCCCAAGACCGTGACAACTCAATTGTGGTGTATATGCGCAAAGGCATTAACCCAAGCGACACGATAGTGGTGGTGCTCAACATGACGCCAACGCCACAGTATCAATACCGCATAGGTGTTCCTGCGGTGGGTAGCTGGGAAGAGGTGTTTAATAGTGATTCGACCACGTATTTTGGTAGTGGCGTGGGCAATACAGTGCCGATTGCAGCCGAGCCTATCAAGTGGCATGGGCGGGAACAGTCGATATTGATTACGATTCCACCGTTGGCGGGTATCGTGTTGAAGCGCAAAGGATAA
- a CDS encoding M28 family metallopeptidase encodes MALQTSSLLRQLTAFSHRGVGSSSNTKTVTLIAETLQKNGFTVEKQTFQTPATYVPIMYWLIGVLAFGLLSVQWWGLVSVLLVAISAVNGVLYFDWRPSWLLYAPPLVRAENVIGRYGKKNNGRKVILMAHFDSAPVSFLYRRQTKEGFRNSIRASMVLMALAVPVVGLSYHLPQNQYLLVIRVLLVTYFLGQAILGTIGFWQKGFTNGASDNATGVVAALATAEKLKALLKDTEIEVVLTNAEEAGMIGAYHYFQKKFDKSRQNYLINFDTLGNGQLNVITKTGSLSLIEYNNDLTKAALALIETEPQFKEIAIGDWHTADFDSVWFVRAGIPCMTLSALDAEGTMPNIHRPEDTIDHVDEAPMHQAIDFAVAIAQKISQ; translated from the coding sequence ATGGCTTTACAAACATCCTCACTTTTACGACAACTCACTGCTTTTTCGCACCGTGGTGTTGGAAGTAGCTCAAACACAAAAACGGTGACCCTGATTGCCGAAACTCTTCAGAAAAACGGCTTTACCGTCGAAAAACAAACATTTCAAACCCCAGCTACTTACGTCCCGATAATGTATTGGCTGATTGGGGTTTTGGCATTTGGGCTGTTAAGTGTGCAGTGGTGGGGGTTGGTTTCTGTGTTGTTGGTAGCCATATCAGCGGTCAATGGTGTCCTTTACTTCGATTGGCGTCCCTCTTGGTTGTTGTACGCCCCGCCTTTGGTGCGTGCTGAGAATGTGATTGGTCGTTATGGAAAAAAAAATAACGGCCGAAAAGTGATTTTGATGGCGCATTTCGACTCCGCCCCCGTATCGTTTTTGTATCGACGCCAGACCAAAGAAGGCTTCCGTAATTCTATTCGGGCAAGTATGGTCTTGATGGCTTTGGCTGTTCCTGTGGTAGGGCTGAGTTATCATTTGCCCCAAAACCAGTACTTGCTGGTGATTCGGGTGTTGTTGGTTACTTATTTTCTGGGGCAAGCCATTTTGGGAACAATAGGCTTTTGGCAAAAAGGCTTTACCAACGGTGCAAGTGACAATGCCACGGGCGTAGTAGCTGCGCTAGCGACTGCGGAAAAGTTGAAGGCGTTACTGAAAGATACTGAGATAGAAGTCGTACTGACCAATGCTGAAGAAGCAGGCATGATAGGCGCCTATCATTACTTTCAGAAAAAGTTTGATAAAAGTCGCCAAAATTACCTTATCAACTTCGATACATTGGGCAATGGCCAGTTGAATGTCATTACAAAAACGGGCAGTTTGTCGTTGATTGAATACAACAATGACCTAACAAAAGCGGCGCTGGCCTTGATTGAAACTGAGCCCCAATTTAAAGAAATAGCCATAGGAGATTGGCACACGGCTGATTTTGACTCCGTTTGGTTTGTTAGGGCAGGGATTCCTTGCATGACGCTTTCGGCCTTAGACGCCGAGGGAACCATGCCTAATATTCACCGCCCAGAAGATACTATTGACCATGTGGATGAAGCTCCCATGCACCAAGCGATAGATTTTGCGGTGGCTATTGCACAAAAAATTTCCCAGTAA